In the ANME-2 cluster archaeon genome, one interval contains:
- a CDS encoding ATP-dependent helicase, with protein MSTKKDKEENQTYVSLDAEQTQAIQNLDGPMLILASAGTGKTRTLMAKVAALLDNSVPTNEIMLVTFTNKAANEMKSRLIAMGHDIRDMWIGTFHNICNRILRENYSKIPGINSKYTIIMPDDCLKHIKLIIKGMGLEDINLKPADASEIISFARNAMQYDPAHKFLDNIEYSIADVIEYKFPKHQEYIKLIQKIHSKYHAMKLGNNVIDFDDMLVYALYILYTDEAVRQKYERQFEYILVDEYQDTNNVQAALIRQLRKHNANITAVGDEAQAIYEWRAATPGHILGFPYAFEGTRTVILTQNYRSTPQIINAAIASINHNTIRLEEKQMNATLNDGELPTVSLHTNTYDELEYIADQIYGHIQNGITPNKIAVLARTLQMNRVGIHHVLGMRLLSYGIQYVVFGGKDLFDKKHIRDFIAFLELIYNPQNMIAWERILGILPGIGPKSVKNTILHLQNELGKSITEIKLKGIKAKASIELLNNVLTEARTRAQQPKVSMMDFLEPFLELYALSSSAKDDDFAVRVKELEETIQELNDMPIDEFLHEVQLKGKSKANKANVPDDHVIISTIHQAKGLEWDVVHIAGCNENILPHYRSIIEENVVVDLVERENKDESEIMIGNNPIEEERRLFYVAVTRAKKVLNLTMSESTPLGDPLSPSRFIMEVHETDPNAFEFDSIDFFSM; from the coding sequence ATGAGCACAAAAAAAGACAAAGAAGAAAACCAGACCTATGTGAGTTTAGATGCCGAACAGACTCAGGCCATCCAGAACCTTGACGGGCCAATGCTCATCCTCGCATCCGCAGGCACAGGCAAAACCAGAACACTCATGGCAAAGGTCGCAGCATTACTCGACAACTCTGTTCCTACCAATGAGATAATGCTTGTTACATTCACCAACAAGGCAGCAAACGAAATGAAATCACGTCTTATTGCCATGGGACACGATATCCGTGATATGTGGATCGGAACATTTCACAACATATGCAACCGCATCCTTCGGGAAAACTATTCTAAGATTCCGGGTATCAATTCCAAATACACGATAATTATGCCAGATGATTGCCTGAAACATATAAAGCTCATCATAAAAGGCATGGGACTCGAAGATATCAATCTAAAACCCGCTGATGCCTCCGAGATAATCTCCTTTGCAAGAAATGCTATGCAGTATGATCCTGCACATAAATTCCTTGATAACATCGAATATTCAATAGCTGACGTGATAGAATATAAATTCCCCAAACATCAAGAATACATCAAGCTGATACAGAAGATACATAGCAAGTATCATGCAATGAAACTGGGCAATAACGTTATTGATTTCGATGATATGCTGGTATATGCACTATACATCTTATACACAGATGAAGCTGTGCGGCAAAAGTACGAACGGCAATTCGAATATATCCTCGTTGACGAATATCAGGACACCAATAATGTCCAGGCAGCATTGATAAGACAGCTTCGAAAGCACAATGCAAACATAACAGCGGTTGGTGATGAAGCACAGGCAATATACGAATGGCGAGCTGCCACACCTGGACATATCCTCGGATTTCCATACGCGTTTGAAGGAACAAGGACAGTAATCCTGACACAGAATTATCGTTCAACCCCACAAATAATCAATGCTGCAATCGCATCAATTAACCATAATACTATCCGGCTTGAAGAAAAACAGATGAATGCGACTCTGAATGATGGCGAATTGCCGACGGTTTCCCTACACACAAATACCTATGATGAACTTGAATATATCGCAGATCAGATATATGGTCATATTCAAAACGGCATCACACCTAACAAGATAGCGGTACTTGCCAGAACATTGCAGATGAACAGGGTAGGCATACACCATGTCCTTGGAATGCGGCTACTCTCATACGGGATACAGTACGTGGTATTCGGCGGAAAGGACCTGTTCGATAAGAAGCATATCCGTGACTTCATTGCGTTTTTGGAACTCATCTACAATCCACAGAACATGATCGCATGGGAACGTATTCTTGGTATACTGCCAGGAATCGGCCCTAAAAGTGTCAAGAACACAATATTGCATCTTCAAAATGAACTGGGAAAATCCATCACTGAAATAAAACTCAAAGGTATAAAAGCGAAAGCATCCATTGAACTATTGAATAATGTATTGACCGAAGCCCGTACACGGGCTCAACAACCCAAAGTATCCATGATGGACTTTTTGGAACCATTTTTAGAGCTATACGCATTATCATCCTCAGCAAAAGATGACGATTTTGCAGTGCGGGTAAAGGAACTTGAAGAGACCATCCAAGAACTGAACGACATGCCGATAGATGAGTTCTTACATGAAGTCCAGCTCAAAGGAAAAAGTAAGGCGAATAAAGCAAACGTGCCTGATGACCATGTTATCATATCCACGATACATCAGGCCAAGGGCCTTGAGTGGGATGTTGTCCATATCGCCGGGTGCAATGAAAATATTCTGCCACATTATCGTTCAATCATAGAAGAAAACGTGGTAGTAGATCTGGTGGAACGCGAGAACAAAGACGAATCTGAGATTATGATTGGCAACAATCCAATCGAAGAAGAACGCCGACTCTTCTACGTGGCCGTTACCCGTGCAAAGAAGGTACTTAATCTAACAATGAGCGAATCGACTCCACTGGGTGATCCATTATCTCCCAGCAGGTTTATCATGGAAGTCCATGAGACAGACC